The genomic stretch ATACGGACAGCTTTTTAAAGCATAATTTCACAAAATTCGGCGATGACGATAGAAAGGCTATATTTAAGCTAGTTGAAAAAGACGTGATAGTAAGCAAATTTAATAGCGACTTTTTCACAAAAGGAGACTCCAAAATACCGGAAAACGCAGGCTTTGCGTCGGCGATAATAGGAAGCGTGCTAGCTATGACGGTGGCTATGGGACTTGCTTTCCCTATAGGAGTTGCGAGTGCAATTTATCTTGAAAAATTTGCAAAAGACAGCAAATTTACAAAATTTATAGAGATAAATATAAACAACCTAAACGCCGTTCCTTCTATTATATTTGGACTTTTGGGACTTGCCGTTTTTATAAATTTCTTCGGCATGCCAAGAAGCTCAACTCTAGTAGGAGGTCTTGTGCTAGCTGTAATGAGCCTACCGGTAGTCATAGTAAGTACAAGAAGTGCTCTTAAAATGGTGCCTGAGAGCATATCTCAAGCCGGATACGCACTCGGACTTACAAAGCTTCAAGTGCTAAAAGATCACGTCTTGCCAAACGCATTTAGCGGAATTTTAACCGGACTTATCATGGCTTTAGCAGGCGCTATCGGCGAAACCGCACCGCTTATAATAGTAGGAATGATAGCCTTTGTGCCTGAAATCGCTACGAATGTGCTACATCCGTCAACCGTAATGCCGGCTCAAATTTACATGTGGTCTTCAAGCCCGGAGCGAATTTATGTAGAAAAAACAAGTGCCGCTATTTTAGTGCTTTTATTTACGACATTTACACTAAATTTAGCCGCCATCATTATAAGAAGCCGAATGCAAAACAATAAAAACTAAAAGGAAAAATATGAAAATAAAAGCAAAAAGCAAAAATTTAAACCTCTTTTACGGAGAAAAACAAGCACTTAGAAATATAAATATGGATATTTATAATAAAAAAATCACCGCACTTATCGGACCTTCGGGATGCGGTAAATCAACTTTTTTAAGGTGCTTTAATAGAATGAATGATCTGATAGAAAATGTCAAAATTGCCGGTGAAGTTATAGTAGATGATCATAATATATATTCAAAAAACACCGATGAGATAGAGGTCAGAAAACGCATAGGAATGGTGTTTCAGCAGCCAAATCCGTTTTTAAAAAGCATATATGAAAATATCTCATACGCTCCGCTCGTGCATAAGATGGTAAAAAAGGGCAGCGAGTGCGATGAGCTGGTAGTCGATAGCCTGAAAAAGGCGGGGCTGTTTGAAGAGGTCAAGGACAAGCTAAAAAGTCCTGCAACTTCGCTTAGCGGCGGTCAGCAACAGCGCCTTTGTATAGCGAGAACTATAGCCATTAAGCCAGAGCTTATCTTGATGGATGAGCCTACAAGCGCACTTGATCCGATATCGACAAAAACAATAGAAAAGCTTATGGTTGATCTGAGTGAAGAATTTAGCATAGTTGTCGTTACTCACAACATGCAACAAGCCATGAGAATAGCTGATTTTACGGGCTTTTTCCATCTTGGAGATTTGGTTGAATTCGGTGAAACGAAGCAAATTTTTCATGACCCAAAAGAGAAAAAGACCAAGCAATACATCCACGGCAAATTCGGTTGAAATTTCGCTTTAACAGCTCTAATAAAGACTTGCGATATGATCTATCTCTTCCCAACTCATCTGGTTTTTAAGTCCAAGCTGGTGAGCCACGTAGCGCGCCAAAAGATCGCTTTCGATATTTACTCTTCGACCCGTTTTAAACTCGCTAAAAAGGCTCTCGCGAAATGTTATGGGAATGATCGTTAGGCGCACTCCGTTTGGCGTAACCTCATTTATCGTAAGGCTTACTCCATCCACGCAGATACTGCCCTTATTTGCCATTAAGTGCATGATATCTCGCGGCAAATTTATATAAAAATCCACTCCGTTTTCATGCCTAACTATCTTTGAAATTTCGCCTAGCGCATCGATATGACCTTGCACCAAATGCCCATCCACTCTATCGCTAAGCCTCATAGCAGGCTCCATATGAACCCGCCCTTTTAAATTTTCAGTCGCTACAACAGCTCTGGTTTCCGCACTTAGCTCAACGCTAAAGCCGCCCGCAAAAAGCTCTATCACGCTTAAGCAAGCGCCGTTTACAGCGATACTGTCACCTAAATTTGGTCTATGTTTCGCCTTTAGTCTAAGCTTGTTTTGTGAGTAGCTAACAACCTCGGCTATCTCGCGAATAAGTCCGTTAAACATAATTTAGCCTTTAAATTTTTAAAAATTTTACTAAATTTCTACTCACAAACAAGTTAAATCAAATTTCAAAACGGCTTTTCTATTTCGTATAATAAATTCTTTCCGTTTTCAAAACCAAGCACATATAGTTTATCTTTACTTACTGCAAGTGAATGAGGCTCTTTCATAAGCGGCATCTCATACACATCTTTAACCTCAAAGCTGTTTTTATCGATACTTAAAAGCGTGCTATACTCTCTACTATAAGCTAGAATTCTATCGCCATCAACAGCAGCACCCACAACGTAATAGTCTTTTAAATTTCTTTTTTCCTTAAGCTTTAAATCCTTAGAAGGTTTGATATAAGCTTCAGAACTCATCTTTCTTTCGATTATAAGAAATTTGCTGACAACGACATTTTTAACAACTCTATTTGCAGCACTTACTGTATACATAAATTTTTCATCGGCAGCAAAAGCCAAAGCGTAAGCTTGTTTAGCTC from Campylobacter sp. RM16189 encodes the following:
- the pstA gene encoding phosphate ABC transporter permease PstA, whose translation is MKNYFMAKDAKSRKLQSKIFKGLSKFSFMFCIGFLLLFLSVLVKTAMPEFTRHYVKIDITVTEKLLQNPYSLPNIEKKYISRAWLRNLPNLIKQDGLKIGETKSYEAIANADTDSFLKHNFTKFGDDDRKAIFKLVEKDVIVSKFNSDFFTKGDSKIPENAGFASAIIGSVLAMTVAMGLAFPIGVASAIYLEKFAKDSKFTKFIEININNLNAVPSIIFGLLGLAVFINFFGMPRSSTLVGGLVLAVMSLPVVIVSTRSALKMVPESISQAGYALGLTKLQVLKDHVLPNAFSGILTGLIMALAGAIGETAPLIIVGMIAFVPEIATNVLHPSTVMPAQIYMWSSSPERIYVEKTSAAILVLLFTTFTLNLAAIIIRSRMQNNKN
- the pstB gene encoding phosphate ABC transporter ATP-binding protein PstB; its protein translation is MKAKSKNLNLFYGEKQALRNINMDIYNKKITALIGPSGCGKSTFLRCFNRMNDLIENVKIAGEVIVDDHNIYSKNTDEIEVRKRIGMVFQQPNPFLKSIYENISYAPLVHKMVKKGSECDELVVDSLKKAGLFEEVKDKLKSPATSLSGGQQQRLCIARTIAIKPELILMDEPTSALDPISTKTIEKLMVDLSEEFSIVVVTHNMQQAMRIADFTGFFHLGDLVEFGETKQIFHDPKEKKTKQYIHGKFG
- the ribE gene encoding riboflavin synthase, whose protein sequence is MFNGLIREIAEVVSYSQNKLRLKAKHRPNLGDSIAVNGACLSVIELFAGGFSVELSAETRAVVATENLKGRVHMEPAMRLSDRVDGHLVQGHIDALGEISKIVRHENGVDFYINLPRDIMHLMANKGSICVDGVSLTINEVTPNGVRLTIIPITFRESLFSEFKTGRRVNIESDLLARYVAHQLGLKNQMSWEEIDHIASLY